In a single window of the Halobaculum lipolyticum genome:
- a CDS encoding DUF7563 family protein — protein sequence MPRCDHCGSHVSDRFARVFSDEHGDLNACPSCSANAGIAEAARERTRADD from the coding sequence ATGCCACGCTGCGACCACTGCGGGTCGCACGTATCCGACCGCTTCGCCCGCGTGTTCAGCGACGAACACGGGGACCTGAACGCGTGCCCGTCCTGCTCTGCGAACGCGGGCATCGCCGAAGCGGCACGAGAGCGGACCCGCGCCGACGACTGA
- a CDS encoding GNAT family N-acetyltransferase — protein MTPALRFREAADAADVATVERLLAAADLPTDDVRAGAARFVLATPAAGSAAADAADAAPGSTPQTDPDAVAVGGLEAVGDAALLRSVAVSPGRRGEGVGSAMVAELERRAAADGVAVLVLLTTDAAGFFAAHGYERIDRAEIPAALRSTPQVASLCPDSATVLCKRL, from the coding sequence GTGACGCCGGCACTCCGCTTCCGCGAGGCGGCCGATGCCGCCGACGTGGCGACCGTCGAGCGCCTGCTCGCTGCGGCCGACCTGCCGACCGACGACGTGCGCGCTGGCGCCGCGCGGTTCGTGCTCGCGACGCCCGCGGCCGGGAGCGCCGCCGCGGACGCCGCGGACGCCGCCCCCGGGTCGACGCCCCAAACCGACCCCGACGCGGTCGCCGTCGGCGGCCTCGAAGCGGTCGGGGACGCGGCGCTGCTCCGGTCGGTCGCGGTCTCCCCGGGTCGCCGCGGTGAGGGGGTCGGCTCCGCGATGGTCGCGGAACTGGAGCGGCGGGCGGCCGCCGACGGCGTGGCGGTGCTCGTCCTGCTCACGACCGACGCCGCGGGGTTCTTCGCCGCACACGGGTACGAGCGCATCGACCGCGCAGAGATCCCGGCGGCGCTGCGCTCGACGCCGCAGGTCGCGTCGCTGTGTCCCGACTCGGCGACGGTGCTGTGCAAGCGGCTCTGA
- a CDS encoding DUF1931 domain-containing protein — translation MADLIVKAAVKEYLEEKNVASDFYDALDGEVAELLEDAARRAEENDRKTVQPRDL, via the coding sequence ATGGCAGACCTCATCGTCAAGGCAGCCGTCAAGGAGTACCTCGAGGAGAAGAACGTCGCGTCGGACTTCTACGACGCGCTCGACGGGGAAGTCGCGGAGCTGCTCGAGGACGCGGCCCGCCGCGCCGAGGAGAACGACCGGAAGACGGTCCAGCCGCGCGACCTGTAA
- a CDS encoding NADPH-dependent FMN reductase, which produces MTETPTVVAVNGSRRDGSYGRATLQYALDAAAEYGAETEFIDLGDPDLDVPLYHPDVDAADAGDVPELLARMRRADGVLLCSPVYHDSYSSAFRSFHDWCSFDEYEDTVVGLFAVAGGGSYGGTLEHMRATIRGVHGWVAPLQVGIRGARNKFEPWADGERPPDGEVGAGSRYEFVDESLRARTLKLGRRVAHYAGHKDAFLDVPE; this is translated from the coding sequence ATGACCGAGACGCCGACCGTCGTCGCCGTGAACGGCTCGCGGCGCGACGGGAGCTACGGCCGCGCGACGCTGCAGTACGCCCTCGACGCCGCCGCCGAGTACGGCGCCGAGACCGAGTTCATCGACCTCGGCGACCCGGACCTCGACGTCCCGCTGTACCACCCGGACGTCGACGCCGCCGACGCGGGCGACGTGCCCGAGTTGCTCGCGCGGATGCGCCGCGCCGACGGCGTCCTCCTGTGTTCGCCGGTGTACCACGACTCCTACTCCTCGGCGTTCCGGAGCTTCCACGACTGGTGTAGCTTCGACGAGTACGAGGACACGGTCGTCGGGCTGTTCGCCGTCGCCGGCGGCGGCTCCTACGGCGGCACGCTCGAACACATGCGCGCGACCATCCGGGGCGTCCACGGCTGGGTCGCACCCCTCCAGGTCGGGATCCGCGGCGCCCGCAACAAGTTCGAGCCGTGGGCCGACGGCGAGCGCCCGCCCGACGGCGAGGTCGGCGCCGGCTCGCGCTACGAGTTCGTCGACGAGTCGCTGCGCGCTCGGACGCTGAAACTCGGCCGCCGGGTCGCTCACTACGCCGGCCACAAGGACGCCTTCCTCGACGTGCCGGAGTAG
- the rpiA gene encoding ribose-5-phosphate isomerase RpiA, translating to MKNTAGGEAAKRAAGEAAAAAVTDGDRVGLGTGSTAAHAIRRLGERVADGLAVEGVATSYQSRALAREVGIPLLALSDVGRLDVAVDGADQVATDANALVKGGGAAHAREKVVAQAADRLLVVADDSKLAATLDHPVPVEVLPDALARVERVVADAGGEPTLRAAERKDGPVVTDNGNLVLDCDFGGVDDPASLARTLSGVAGVVEHGLFVGLADAVYVGDADGDVTRTAP from the coding sequence ATGAAGAACACGGCGGGCGGCGAGGCGGCGAAGCGGGCGGCGGGCGAGGCGGCCGCCGCCGCGGTGACCGACGGCGACCGCGTCGGACTCGGCACCGGGTCGACGGCGGCCCACGCGATCCGACGGCTCGGCGAGCGCGTGGCGGACGGACTCGCCGTAGAGGGCGTCGCCACATCCTACCAGTCGCGGGCGCTCGCGCGCGAGGTCGGGATCCCGCTGCTCGCGCTGTCGGACGTGGGCCGTCTCGACGTCGCCGTCGACGGCGCCGACCAGGTCGCGACCGACGCGAACGCGCTCGTGAAGGGCGGCGGCGCCGCCCACGCCCGCGAGAAGGTCGTCGCGCAGGCGGCCGACCGGCTCCTCGTCGTCGCCGACGACTCGAAACTCGCCGCGACGCTCGACCACCCGGTGCCCGTCGAGGTGTTGCCGGACGCGCTCGCCCGTGTCGAACGCGTGGTCGCCGACGCCGGCGGGGAGCCGACGCTCCGGGCGGCCGAGCGCAAGGACGGACCCGTCGTCACGGACAACGGGAACCTCGTGCTCGACTGTGACTTCGGCGGCGTCGACGACCCGGCGTCGCTGGCGCGGACGCTGTCGGGCGTCGCGGGCGTCGTCGAACACGGGCTGTTCGTCGGGCTGGCCGACGCCGTCTACGTGGGCGACGCCGACGGCGACGTGACGCGGACGGCGCCGTAG
- a CDS encoding GIY-YIG nuclease family protein has translation MPPADHYVYLLSCADGSLYTGYTTDVARRVAEHDAGDGAKYTRGRTPVELVHVEAFDSKSAAMSREYAIKQRSRAGKERLLG, from the coding sequence GTGCCGCCGGCCGACCACTACGTCTACCTCCTGTCGTGTGCCGACGGCTCGCTGTACACCGGCTACACGACCGACGTCGCCCGCCGCGTCGCCGAGCACGACGCCGGCGACGGCGCGAAGTACACCCGCGGACGGACGCCGGTCGAACTGGTCCACGTCGAGGCGTTCGACTCGAAGTCGGCGGCGATGTCCCGCGAGTACGCGATCAAACAGCGGTCGCGGGCGGGCAAAGAACGGCTGCTCGGGTAG
- the larB gene encoding nickel pincer cofactor biosynthesis protein LarB, with product MRETLDALADGDLTPAEAEARLRGYATTEAGRFDAAREHRRGIPEGILAEGKTPAETAAMADAAVGSTGRALVTRADDDTAEQVRAYLDAEHPDATVERDARARTLVAHAADYEPPVVDADVVVVSGGTADAHAAREAAVVAGEAGPRVETVEDVGVANLTRVLDEIETLRAADVVIAAAGREATLPTLVAGLVDAPVIGLPTATGYGVGGDGVAALLGLLQSCTVLSAVNVDAGFVAGTQAALIARGVDDPAAGPSP from the coding sequence ATGCGAGAGACGCTGGACGCGCTCGCCGACGGCGACCTCACGCCCGCGGAGGCGGAGGCTCGCCTCCGGGGGTACGCGACGACCGAGGCCGGGCGGTTCGACGCCGCCCGCGAGCACCGCCGGGGGATACCCGAGGGGATCCTCGCGGAGGGGAAGACGCCCGCGGAGACGGCGGCGATGGCCGACGCGGCCGTGGGATCGACCGGCCGCGCACTCGTCACCCGCGCGGACGACGACACCGCCGAGCAGGTGCGCGCGTACCTCGACGCCGAGCACCCGGACGCGACCGTCGAGCGCGACGCCCGCGCGCGGACCCTCGTCGCCCACGCCGCCGACTACGAGCCGCCCGTCGTCGACGCGGACGTCGTCGTCGTCTCCGGGGGGACCGCCGACGCCCACGCCGCCCGGGAGGCCGCCGTCGTCGCCGGCGAGGCCGGCCCGCGCGTCGAGACGGTCGAGGACGTCGGCGTCGCGAACCTCACGCGCGTGCTCGACGAGATCGAGACGCTCCGCGCGGCCGACGTGGTGATCGCTGCCGCCGGCCGGGAGGCGACGCTGCCGACGCTCGTCGCCGGGCTGGTCGACGCGCCGGTGATCGGACTGCCCACCGCCACCGGGTACGGCGTCGGCGGCGACGGCGTCGCGGCGCTGTTGGGGCTGCTCCAGTCGTGTACGGTCCTCTCGGCGGTGAACGTCGACGCCGGCTTCGTCGCCGGCACGCAGGCGGCGCTGATCGCCCGCGGGGTCGACGATCCGGCGGCCGGTCCGTCCCCGTAG
- a CDS encoding phosphoglucomutase/phosphomannomutase family protein: protein MDEISFGTDGWRATLDTFTDRRVRIVGQAVADTLAERDHDAPVIVGYDARPTSEGFAESLAEVLTGNGFDVLLPERDCPTPLVAYGIVERGAAGALMVTASHNPPEYNGVKFIPDDGAPALPDVTEEIVANLREPDLAAAGTDAEGTVERVDLQTPHAEHARDLVGGDLSGLTVAYDAMHGSGRGVTDALLEAAGADVIRLRCERDPEFGGGSPEPAAENLETLVEHVGHGDADLGIANDGDADRLAVVTPERGYLDENLFFAATYDHLLADDSGPAIRTVSTTFLIDRIAEAHGETVFETAVGFKWVAEAMGEHDALMGGEESGGFSVRGHVREKDGVLMALLAAVAAGEESYDDRVDRLVDEHGRIVADKVSVDCPDDEKARVIDELADHIPDEVAGEDVADVVTVDGFKLLLADGSWLLVRPSGTEPKMRVYAESGSEAHTAAILDDGRELVEALV from the coding sequence ATGGACGAGATCTCCTTCGGAACCGACGGGTGGCGCGCCACCCTCGACACGTTCACCGACCGCCGCGTGCGCATCGTCGGGCAGGCCGTCGCCGACACGCTCGCCGAGCGGGACCACGACGCGCCCGTGATCGTCGGCTACGACGCCCGCCCGACCTCCGAGGGGTTCGCCGAGTCGCTCGCCGAGGTGCTGACGGGCAACGGCTTCGACGTACTCCTGCCCGAGCGCGACTGCCCGACGCCACTGGTCGCCTACGGCATCGTCGAGCGCGGAGCGGCGGGCGCGCTGATGGTGACGGCCTCACACAACCCGCCCGAGTACAACGGCGTGAAGTTCATCCCCGACGACGGCGCCCCCGCCCTGCCCGACGTGACCGAGGAGATCGTCGCGAACCTCCGCGAACCGGATCTCGCCGCCGCCGGCACCGACGCCGAGGGGACCGTCGAGCGCGTGGACCTGCAGACCCCGCACGCCGAGCACGCCCGCGACCTCGTCGGCGGCGACCTCTCGGGGCTGACGGTCGCGTACGACGCGATGCACGGCAGCGGCCGCGGCGTCACCGACGCGCTGTTGGAAGCGGCGGGCGCCGACGTGATCCGCCTGCGCTGCGAGCGCGACCCCGAGTTCGGCGGCGGCTCGCCGGAGCCGGCGGCGGAGAACCTGGAGACGCTCGTCGAGCACGTCGGCCACGGCGACGCCGACCTCGGCATCGCCAACGACGGCGACGCCGACCGGCTGGCGGTCGTCACGCCCGAGCGCGGGTACCTCGACGAGAACCTGTTCTTCGCGGCCACGTACGACCACCTCCTCGCCGACGACTCCGGCCCCGCCATCCGCACCGTCTCGACGACGTTCCTCATCGACCGCATCGCCGAGGCGCACGGCGAGACGGTGTTCGAGACGGCGGTCGGCTTCAAGTGGGTCGCCGAGGCGATGGGCGAGCACGACGCGCTGATGGGCGGGGAGGAGTCGGGCGGCTTCTCCGTGCGCGGGCACGTCCGCGAGAAGGACGGCGTGCTGATGGCGCTGCTCGCGGCCGTCGCGGCCGGCGAGGAGTCGTACGACGACCGCGTCGACCGCCTCGTCGACGAGCACGGCCGCATCGTCGCCGACAAGGTGAGCGTCGACTGCCCGGACGACGAGAAGGCACGGGTCATCGACGAGTTGGCCGACCACATCCCCGACGAGGTCGCCGGCGAGGACGTGGCCGACGTGGTGACCGTCGACGGCTTCAAACTCCTCTTGGCCGACGGCTCGTGGCTACTCGTGCGCCCCTCCGGAACGGAGCCGAAGATGCGCGTGTACGCCGAGTCCGGCTCCGAGGCGCACACCGCGGCCATCCTCGACGACGGGCGCGAACTGGTCGAGGCACTCGTCTGA
- a CDS encoding Brp/Blh family beta-carotene 15,15'-dioxygenase, with protein sequence MAVAESLSPTLSAALDRWGVRASWVALALAAPFALLAPSLSPTLRYAPFLASMLLFGLPHGAVDHLVPDRLAGTGLARSVGAVVAVYAVLGAGYGLWWAAAPVSAFVAFVAVTLLHWGQGDVYALLVLVGADHLPTRAERALALVVRGGLPMLVPLLGHPDEYRRVAGALVGLFAADAAALAPVFAPATRLGVAVGFGAATLLALALGARRVRRGAAARRPWLVDAGETLGLWAYFLLVPPVVGIGLYFCFWHATRHIARLELLDPGARETLAAGDLGGTLRRFARDAVPATLGGLVVVAGVWAFAPRPTAGPEGLLAVYLVAIAVLTLPHVAVVTWMDLRQGVW encoded by the coding sequence ATGGCGGTCGCCGAGTCGCTGTCGCCGACGCTGTCGGCGGCGCTCGACCGCTGGGGCGTCCGGGCGTCGTGGGTCGCGCTCGCGCTGGCGGCGCCGTTCGCGCTCCTCGCCCCGTCGCTGTCGCCGACGCTGCGCTACGCGCCGTTCCTCGCGTCGATGCTGCTGTTCGGACTCCCGCACGGCGCCGTCGACCATCTCGTCCCCGACCGGCTCGCGGGCACGGGACTCGCCCGCTCGGTCGGCGCCGTCGTCGCCGTGTACGCGGTGCTCGGCGCGGGGTACGGCCTGTGGTGGGCCGCCGCGCCCGTCTCGGCGTTCGTCGCGTTCGTCGCGGTCACCCTCCTCCACTGGGGGCAAGGCGACGTGTACGCGCTGCTCGTGCTCGTCGGCGCCGACCACCTCCCGACGCGCGCCGAGCGGGCGCTCGCGCTCGTCGTCCGCGGCGGGCTGCCGATGCTCGTCCCGCTCCTGGGCCACCCCGACGAGTACCGGCGCGTCGCCGGCGCGCTCGTGGGGCTGTTCGCCGCCGACGCGGCCGCGCTCGCCCCCGTGTTCGCGCCCGCGACCCGCCTCGGCGTCGCCGTCGGGTTCGGCGCCGCCACCCTGCTCGCGCTCGCGCTCGGCGCACGCCGGGTCCGCCGCGGGGCGGCCGCCCGTCGACCGTGGCTCGTCGACGCCGGCGAGACGCTCGGGCTGTGGGCGTACTTCCTGCTCGTCCCGCCGGTCGTCGGGATCGGGCTGTACTTCTGTTTCTGGCACGCGACGCGCCACATCGCCCGGCTCGAACTGCTCGACCCCGGCGCCCGGGAGACGCTCGCCGCGGGCGACCTCGGGGGCACCCTCCGCCGGTTCGCCCGCGACGCCGTGCCCGCGACGCTCGGGGGGCTGGTCGTCGTCGCCGGCGTGTGGGCGTTCGCCCCCCGGCCCACAGCCGGTCCCGAGGGGCTGCTCGCGGTGTACCTCGTCGCCATCGCGGTGTTGACGCTGCCACACGTCGCCGTCGTGACGTGGATGGACCTCAGACAGGGTGTGTGGTGA
- a CDS encoding replication factor C small subunit, translating into MSEADDAGAADSSPGREVWIEKYRPQTLDDVQGHEQIVSRLESYIEQDDLPHLLFAGPAGVGKTTCAVAIAKTIYGDDWRTNFLELNASDQRGIDVVRDRIKNFARSSFGGHDYRVIFLDEADSLTDDAQSALRRTMEQFSDNTRFILSCNYSSKIIDPIQSRCAVFRFSPLSDEAVEAQVRDIAADQDIEITEDGLDALVYAANGDMRRAINSLQAAATTGDVVDEQAVYEITATARPEEIEAMVEDALAGDFSKSRATLDTLLTETGMAGGDIIDQLHRSVWEFGLSDREAVRLMERIGEADFRITEGANEQVQLEALLASLALANE; encoded by the coding sequence ATGAGCGAGGCCGACGACGCCGGGGCCGCCGACTCCTCCCCCGGGCGGGAGGTCTGGATCGAGAAGTACCGCCCGCAGACGCTGGACGACGTGCAGGGGCACGAACAGATCGTCTCCCGGCTGGAGAGCTACATCGAGCAGGACGACCTCCCGCACCTGCTGTTCGCGGGACCGGCGGGCGTCGGCAAGACCACCTGCGCGGTCGCCATCGCCAAGACCATCTACGGCGACGACTGGCGCACCAACTTCCTCGAACTGAACGCCTCCGACCAGCGCGGCATCGACGTCGTGCGCGACCGGATCAAGAACTTCGCGCGCTCCTCGTTCGGCGGCCACGACTACCGCGTCATCTTCCTCGACGAGGCCGACTCCCTCACCGACGACGCCCAGTCGGCCCTCCGCCGGACGATGGAGCAGTTCTCCGACAACACGCGATTCATCCTCTCGTGTAACTACTCCTCGAAGATCATCGACCCGATCCAGTCGCGGTGTGCCGTCTTCCGCTTCTCGCCCCTCTCCGACGAGGCGGTCGAGGCACAGGTGCGCGACATCGCCGCCGACCAGGACATCGAGATCACCGAGGACGGTCTCGACGCGCTCGTGTACGCCGCTAACGGCGACATGCGCCGCGCCATCAACTCCCTGCAGGCGGCAGCCACGACCGGCGACGTGGTCGACGAGCAGGCCGTCTACGAGATCACCGCGACCGCCCGGCCCGAGGAGATCGAGGCGATGGTCGAGGACGCGCTCGCGGGCGACTTCTCGAAGTCGCGGGCCACCCTCGACACGCTCCTCACGGAGACGGGGATGGCCGGCGGCGACATCATCGACCAACTCCACCGCTCCGTCTGGGAGTTCGGGCTGTCGGATCGGGAGGCGGTGCGGCTGATGGAGCGCATCGGCGAGGCCGACTTCCGGATCACCGAGGGCGCCAACGAACAGGTGCAGTTGGAGGCGCTGTTGGCGTCGCTGGCGCTGGCGAACGAGTAG
- a CDS encoding lycopene cyclase domain-containing protein produces MTLTYLGFHLLFVLPVVGLLLWRRPALPARRLRVARAGLALMGTLAFVYTTPWDNALIERGAWFYGEGTVAARVWAAPVGEYLFFVLQTTIVGLWLYRAGFDPTPTAGDTARLPRVAGALGWLALGAAGGWLVVAAPERFLYLGAVLVWACPVIALQWAVGGAFLLRRPRQWVVGVAVPTLYLVAVDRVAIGLGVWTIDDATSTGATVLGLPVEEAVFFLLTTTLVVYGLILLEWVVVKLDRRGDRAGRAAGADRTDPTDRDDRTDTADRDGAPAE; encoded by the coding sequence GTGACCCTGACGTACCTCGGGTTCCACCTGCTGTTCGTCCTCCCGGTCGTCGGGCTGTTGCTGTGGCGCCGACCTGCGCTGCCGGCGCGCCGGCTGCGCGTCGCCCGCGCTGGACTCGCGCTGATGGGGACGCTCGCGTTCGTCTACACGACGCCGTGGGACAACGCCCTGATCGAGCGCGGCGCGTGGTTCTACGGCGAGGGGACCGTCGCCGCGCGCGTGTGGGCCGCGCCCGTCGGCGAGTACCTCTTCTTCGTCCTCCAGACGACGATCGTCGGCCTGTGGCTCTACCGGGCCGGCTTCGACCCCACGCCGACGGCGGGCGACACAGCCCGGCTCCCCCGCGTAGCCGGGGCGCTCGGGTGGCTCGCGCTCGGCGCCGCCGGCGGCTGGCTCGTCGTCGCCGCGCCCGAGCGGTTCCTCTACCTCGGCGCGGTGCTCGTGTGGGCGTGCCCGGTGATCGCGCTCCAGTGGGCCGTCGGCGGCGCGTTCCTCCTGCGGCGCCCCCGGCAGTGGGTCGTCGGGGTCGCCGTGCCGACGCTGTACCTGGTGGCCGTCGACCGCGTCGCCATCGGGCTCGGCGTGTGGACGATCGACGACGCCACGTCGACCGGCGCGACGGTGCTGGGACTGCCGGTCGAGGAAGCCGTCTTCTTCCTGCTCACCACCACGCTGGTCGTCTACGGGCTGATCTTGCTGGAGTGGGTCGTCGTCAAACTCGACCGCCGGGGCGACCGCGCCGGCCGGGCCGCCGGCGCCGACCGCACCGACCCCACCGACCGCGACGACCGCACGGACACCGCCGACCGCGACGGGGCGCCGGCGGAGTGA
- a CDS encoding bacteriorhodopsin, producing the protein MTLGTLYFIAQGWSVRDAEQQEYYIITIFIPAIAAASYFSMATGFGLIEVPVQGLGTLDIYWARYADWLFTTPLLLLDLALLAGADRNTIATLVGLDVFMIVTGLVGALAREGAAVRLAWWGISTGALIVLLYYLLGTLSEQASAMSGERAALFARLRNLVLVLWSLYPVVWILGTESGFEILPLGVETAAFAVLDLAAKVGFGIVLLRSRSVLSGSATRSAQTAD; encoded by the coding sequence ATGACGCTCGGGACCCTGTACTTCATCGCGCAGGGGTGGTCGGTGCGCGACGCCGAGCAACAGGAGTACTACATCATCACCATCTTCATCCCGGCCATCGCCGCCGCGTCGTACTTCTCGATGGCGACGGGGTTCGGGCTGATCGAGGTGCCGGTGCAGGGGCTGGGCACGCTCGACATCTACTGGGCGCGCTACGCCGACTGGCTGTTCACGACGCCGTTGCTCCTGCTGGATCTCGCGCTGTTGGCGGGCGCCGACCGGAACACGATCGCGACGCTGGTCGGGCTGGACGTGTTCATGATCGTCACCGGGCTGGTCGGCGCGCTGGCGCGCGAGGGGGCGGCCGTCCGGCTCGCGTGGTGGGGGATCTCCACCGGCGCGTTGATCGTCCTGCTGTACTACCTGCTGGGCACGCTGTCGGAGCAGGCGAGCGCGATGTCGGGCGAGCGGGCGGCGCTGTTCGCCCGGCTCCGCAACCTCGTGTTGGTGCTGTGGTCGCTGTACCCGGTCGTGTGGATCCTCGGCACCGAGAGCGGCTTCGAGATCCTGCCGCTGGGAGTCGAGACCGCGGCGTTCGCCGTGCTCGATCTGGCAGCGAAAGTCGGCTTCGGCATCGTGCTCCTGCGCAGCCGGAGCGTCCTGAGCGGCTCGGCGACGAGGAGCGCACAGACCGCCGACTGA
- a CDS encoding GNAT family N-acetyltransferase translates to MSDGDGRDGDDDLRIRVARDSEADVIRHLLDAAMLTVPADLADRVAAGDALVAVDGGDGDDHGGDGDDHGGDGDVVGALVLDGSHVESIAVRTSRRAEGVGRALVATAAERTAAPLTATFRRQVRPFYEALGFEVTPCGDDHGRFRGRLTD, encoded by the coding sequence ATGAGCGACGGCGACGGCCGCGACGGGGACGACGACCTACGGATCCGCGTCGCCCGCGACAGCGAGGCTGACGTGATCAGACACCTCCTCGATGCGGCGATGTTGACCGTGCCCGCGGATCTCGCGGATCGGGTCGCCGCCGGGGACGCGCTCGTCGCGGTCGACGGCGGCGACGGGGACGACCACGGTGGCGACGGGGACGACCACGGTGGCGACGGCGACGTCGTCGGGGCGCTCGTCCTCGACGGCAGTCACGTCGAGTCGATAGCGGTTCGCACGTCGCGCCGGGCCGAGGGCGTCGGTCGCGCACTCGTCGCGACCGCGGCCGAGCGCACGGCCGCGCCGCTGACGGCGACGTTCCGACGACAGGTGCGACCGTTCTACGAGGCACTCGGGTTCGAGGTCACGCCCTGCGGCGACGACCATGGTCGGTTCCGCGGTCGACTGACGGACTGA
- a CDS encoding ferredoxin, whose protein sequence is MHVEFDRDVCVGMYQCVAEWDAFEKDMDAGKATLVDGEEVEPDTFSLPVPDGEELDAKFAARTCPVDAIRLYDDDGEQLI, encoded by the coding sequence ATGCACGTCGAGTTCGACCGCGACGTCTGCGTCGGGATGTACCAGTGCGTCGCCGAGTGGGACGCCTTCGAGAAGGACATGGACGCCGGCAAGGCGACGCTCGTCGACGGCGAGGAGGTGGAGCCGGACACCTTCTCGCTGCCGGTGCCCGACGGCGAGGAGTTGGACGCCAAGTTCGCCGCGCGAACCTGCCCGGTCGACGCGATCCGCCTGTACGACGACGACGGCGAACAGCTGATCTGA
- the samp2 gene encoding ubiquitin-like small modifier protein SAMP2 yields MDVTAEVVGEGTETLALADDATYADVCRAVGYSPHEVTVLVDGSPVPEDAPVAAPEVQVLRLIKGG; encoded by the coding sequence ATGGACGTGACCGCGGAGGTCGTCGGCGAGGGCACCGAGACGCTCGCGCTCGCCGACGACGCGACGTACGCCGACGTCTGTCGGGCGGTCGGCTACTCCCCCCACGAGGTGACGGTGCTCGTCGACGGCTCGCCCGTCCCCGAGGACGCGCCCGTGGCGGCGCCGGAGGTGCAGGTGCTCAGGCTGATCAAGGGCGGATGA